The proteins below come from a single Streptomyces sp. MRC013 genomic window:
- a CDS encoding PIN domain-containing protein — protein sequence MKEPAARSLVLDSQALSLLLRNDRQTITRIEAARRVGVPVLVSALTVVEAVHGKTDTARLHWVLSRLQVQDVTQADSLTAVQLLSDAGGLHGHKYAIDALVAAMALRSPAPVLVLTSDRDDWSNLCGDQVQVKDV from the coding sequence ATGAAGGAGCCCGCGGCCAGGTCCCTGGTGCTCGACTCCCAGGCGCTGTCGCTGCTGCTGCGCAACGATCGCCAGACGATCACCCGGATCGAGGCCGCTCGACGCGTAGGCGTGCCCGTCCTCGTGTCGGCCCTGACGGTGGTGGAGGCCGTCCACGGGAAGACGGACACCGCTCGGCTGCACTGGGTGCTCTCCCGGCTTCAGGTCCAGGACGTCACCCAGGCGGACAGCCTCACCGCGGTGCAGCTGCTGAGCGACGCCGGCGGCCTGCACGGCCATAAGTACGCCATCGACGCCCTCGTCGCCGCGATGGCGCTCCGTTCTCCGGCACCCGTTCTCGTACTGACCTCGGATCGCGACGACTGGTCGAACCTGTGCGGCGACCAAGTGCAGGTCAAGGACGTCTGA